A genomic segment from Streptosporangium roseum DSM 43021 encodes:
- a CDS encoding acyltransferase family protein, translating into MTAVISRSAVRAAPAPQGRDVFIDVLRLFGMALVVLQHWSMPVLSFSDGRISTGNALSAGGAWVVTWISQVMPLVFFAGGAANAISWRGSVRRGGTVPAWLAVRLRRLVWPVLPLAAVWLPLPHLLQALGLPEQPVVTASRLAGQLLWFLAVYLVAVAVTPSMLRLNMLYGWRVPVVLTAGAVVVDVARFTTGLEVVGFLNIALVWLAVHQLGFLYADGRLSRPWAMALTGYGLAAALVAFGPYPGSMIGMPGAAVSNMAPPTIALLAVAFGQIGLALALRRWIVALAEWPGVSRVLAWAAPRMMTVYLWHMSALTIVTSVVVVGLGVSTPEPGTSAWLSGWPHWLLMLSLAMSPLLRCFSRFETPPQASPYAGGTARIVVAVALAGTGLLVLTVIGFVPGTAPVLGAGMLVAGLALTWSAPRLQPAARPSVESP; encoded by the coding sequence ATGACCGCCGTCATCTCCCGCTCAGCAGTCCGCGCGGCGCCCGCGCCGCAGGGTCGTGACGTGTTCATCGACGTGCTGCGCCTGTTCGGCATGGCCCTGGTGGTGCTGCAGCACTGGAGCATGCCGGTGCTGTCCTTCTCCGATGGGCGGATCTCCACCGGCAACGCGCTGTCGGCGGGCGGCGCGTGGGTGGTCACCTGGATCAGCCAGGTGATGCCGCTGGTCTTCTTCGCGGGGGGCGCGGCCAACGCGATCAGCTGGCGGGGCTCGGTACGGCGTGGCGGCACGGTCCCCGCCTGGCTGGCGGTGCGGCTGCGCCGCCTGGTCTGGCCGGTGCTGCCGCTGGCGGCGGTGTGGCTGCCCCTGCCCCACCTGCTGCAGGCGCTCGGCCTGCCGGAGCAGCCGGTGGTCACGGCCTCGCGCCTGGCCGGTCAGCTCCTGTGGTTCCTGGCCGTCTACCTGGTCGCGGTGGCGGTGACCCCGTCGATGCTCCGGCTCAACATGCTGTACGGCTGGCGGGTGCCCGTGGTGCTGACGGCGGGGGCCGTCGTGGTGGACGTCGCCCGTTTCACCACCGGCCTGGAGGTCGTCGGCTTCCTCAACATCGCCCTGGTCTGGCTGGCGGTGCACCAGCTCGGCTTCCTCTACGCCGACGGCCGCCTGAGCCGCCCCTGGGCCATGGCCCTCACCGGGTACGGCCTGGCCGCGGCGCTGGTGGCCTTCGGCCCCTACCCGGGCAGCATGATCGGGATGCCGGGCGCGGCCGTCTCCAACATGGCGCCTCCCACGATCGCGCTGCTCGCGGTGGCGTTCGGCCAGATCGGGCTGGCGCTGGCGCTGCGCCGGTGGATCGTCGCGCTCGCGGAGTGGCCGGGGGTGTCGCGGGTGCTCGCCTGGGCGGCTCCCCGGATGATGACCGTCTACCTGTGGCACATGAGCGCGCTGACGATCGTCACCTCGGTGGTCGTGGTGGGCCTGGGCGTCTCCACCCCCGAGCCGGGGACCTCGGCCTGGCTGTCGGGCTGGCCGCACTGGCTGCTCATGCTCTCCCTGGCCATGTCCCCGCTGCTGCGCTGCTTCTCCCGGTTCGAGACGCCGCCGCAGGCCTCGCCGTACGCCGGGGGCACGGCCCGGATCGTGGTGGCTGTGGCGCTGGCCGGGACGGGCCTGCTCGTTCTCACGGTGATCGGTTTCGTCCCGGGGACGGCTCCGGTGCTCGGCGCGGGGATGCTCGTGGCGGGCCTGGCGCTCACCTGGTCGGCTCCCCGGCTCCAGCCGGCGGCACGGCCGTCCGTTGAGTCCCCTTGA